In the genome of Oscillospiraceae bacterium, the window CTCATTATTAACGCAAGCAGCATAAAGCTTATGAGAATAAGCAGCATAAACGCGCTGATATACCGCGTAAATACGCTTTTAAACAAAATCCGGCCTCCGGGAATTAATTATTGGCTTCTTATTATAGGAGCTCGAATTTATATCCCACACCCCAAACAGTTTTCAGAACCCATTTTGTGCTTATGCCTTCGAGCTTTTCGCGAAGACGCTTCACATGGACATCGACTGTACGTGAGTCTCCGAGATAGTCGAAGCCCCATACTTTATCGAGAAGCTGATCGCGGGTAAACACACGATTGTAATTGGAAGCGAGAAAGTAAAGCAGCTCAAGCTCCTTAGGAGGAATATCCACCGGCTTCCCTTTGAGTTTAAGCTCGTATTTCTGAAGGCTGATTTCAATATTATCGAATTTTATCGCTTCACCTTCGTCGAAATTATCATGTCCGTTTGAGCGGCGGAGAACAGCCTTGACACGCGCGGAAACCTCTTTCATATCGAAGGGCTTTACAATAAAATCGTCGGCACCGAGTTCAAGACCCAGAACCTTGTCAAAAACTTCGCCTTTAGCGGTGATCATGATTACCGGCTTGCTGCTCCTCTCACGGATCTCACGACATACCTGCCATCCGTCCATCTTCGGAAGCATGATATCCAGGAGAACAAGATCAGGTTCGTATATACGGAATGCACCGATCGCTTCGGCACCATCATTGGCCGTCTTCACCTCGTAGCCGTCATTTTCGAGATAAAGCTTCAGAAGCTCGCAGATGTTGAGGTCATCATCGACCACAAGAATTTTGGTTGACATGGTATTCTCCTTTTCACTTTACGCATGCCGCAAGGCATGCTATGTATAATTTTATTCACACTTGAAATGTTAACTAAGTTTATGCTATGTGACAATTATATACTATGTTGCCTCGCATATGATGTATATTTTATGATCATTTTATTAATTTTATTTGAACCGTTGCACGTATTTCCCCTCAGTAACAAACGGCATAACCAGAGAATCTCGATTTATTGAATAGAAGTGTTTTAAAATACATTTATATTTTTATGCACATTGAACAAGCTCATAATTGAATTACATAAAAATGTTCTGTATTATGTTATTTATTGCTTTATTTATACCAAATCAGGTTTTTATGCCAAATACCCTATAAGCTTTATCGATATCCTTTATAATAAGCAATGATTTTACTTCCGATATTACAGGTACACAATACTGAAACGTTACCGAGCTGCTTATAAACGTAATAAATATTAAACTCGTCTCATATTACAGCCGCAAACCTTATTATTTTATATTATATCCGATAACACTGCCGGATCAGGTCCGTGCAATGCCACAATCCGTTTTGTTTCCAATATATACTATTTATATATACAGCATATTGTAAAAACTCGCTTGTTATGTTATAATAATATAAGCATATATTATATTGTTACCAAAATTCGAACTAAAACAATCGAAAACTGAATTACATCGCTTATGTAAGACTGATAAAGTGTACAGAAGCAAATCGAAGCCTGATAAAGTGGCAATCAATA includes:
- a CDS encoding response regulator transcription factor, encoding MSTKILVVDDDLNICELLKLYLENDGYEVKTANDGAEAIGAFRIYEPDLVLLDIMLPKMDGWQVCREIRERSSKPVIMITAKGEVFDKVLGLELGADDFIVKPFDMKEVSARVKAVLRRSNGHDNFDEGEAIKFDNIEISLQKYELKLKGKPVDIPPKELELLYFLASNYNRVFTRDQLLDKVWGFDYLGDSRTVDVHVKRLREKLEGISTKWVLKTVWGVGYKFELL